The Halovivax ruber XH-70 genome includes the window GGAACCGCTCGGGATCGGCGGTGATCTCGACGCTCGCGCCGGCGCGTTCGAGGCCGCGTGTGACGCTGTGGAGGTTACCGAGCCCGTAGTCGACCACGGCGACGGTCGCGTCGACCGTCTCGGGCGACGACCGGCCTGCCTGCTCGCTCATGAAAGAATATCGGGGCAGGAACGGCATGGCCCTTTCGTTCGCTGGAGCAGGGCGACAGCCCGACCGCTCCGAGTGGACAGACAGCTCCCAGCGGCGAGGACCGACCGCAGACCCGACTGAGTCACCCAGAGACCGAGTTTCGCAGAAAACCGCCGAAATCAGTACTCACCGAGGCGAGACTGGCCACCCTCGTCCGTCGGCGACACGCCGGCGATGGCCGCTGCCTCCTGGATCGTCTCGGCGAACGCCGACTCCTGGCTGCGATCGTACAGCGTCGCGGCCGGGTGCAAACAGATCAGCACGGGTCGTGGCGTGGTCGTGTCGCCGAGGCGGACCTCCTCGACGGAGCCGGTCTCCGACGTGACGGCGACGGAACGCTCGAGGAGGTGCTCGCTCGGTACCTTTCCGAGCGTGACGACGACGTCGGGGTCGACGCGATCGATCTCGGCTTCGAGGTACCCGCGGCAGTTCTCGAGTTCGTCCGTCGTCGGATCACGATTGTCGGGTGGGCGACAGCGAACGCAGTTCGTGATGCGAACCGACTCGCGTTCGAGGCCGACCGTCCGAAGCTGGTCGTCCAGGACGGTCCCGCTCCGGCCGACGAACGGTTCGCCCTCGGCGTCTTCCTGCGCACCCGGTGCCTCGCCGACGAAGAGCACGTCGGCGTCGGCCGGGCCGGTGCCGTCGACGATTCGGCTTCGCGAGTCGACGAGGGCGGGGCAGCGCGTACAGTCGGTAACACAGAGGCCCTCCATGTGCTCGGCCTGTTCGGCGTCCATGGCGAGCGCTTCGCCCGGCACCTACCTACGACTTTCGCACAGGAAGTGGAACGTGCGGCCACGGACCGGCGAGACGACCCTGAGCGGCCGGAAGTATTACCTGTAATTGCACCCTCTCGCCAGCACGAGCGTGATTTCGTGAAACTGAGACAGCCCACCGACTTCCTGATCCTCGAAGCCCTCAAGGAGACAGGTCGGAACGTCGCACCGAATCTCGCCTCCCACACGGGGAAGAGTCGCAAGAACATCAACACGAGACTGCCCGTCCTCGAAGACTACAGCCTGGTCCGAAAAGTCGGCCCGGCCGAGCGCTCCGGACTCTACGAAGTGACCCCGCTCGGGAAGACGGCACTCATGCACCAGGACGAGTACGACGACGTCGACGACTTCGAGGCCCTCATTCAGGGGTCCTCACCGGCGACGGACGGCGGCGAAGCGGCCCAGGCGGTGGCACGCAGTTCGAACCAGGCTGAGGAGTAGGTTCGAATCAGGCTGAAGCGTAGTCACCACTCGCGGGTGCGACTCGGCCAAACCGCGACACGTCCGCTGGGAACGTTACACGTCCTCGAGCGCCTGCTCTCGATACGCGGCGCCGGCCCGCGCCAGTTGCCGGGCGACCCTGATCGGTTCCGGACGGCCACCGACCGGCGTGAACGAGGTGACGAGGGTCTCGACGTCTGACGGCGCGCAGCCGACGGCCCTGACGTACACCGTCTCCGTTCCGACCGCGACGGCGTGGCGGGGCGGGAGCGACCGATACCGGTCCAATCGCCGTGCCAGCGCCTCGCCGGAGAACGCCTCCCGGAGCGGCTGTTCGAGTCCGTCGCTCTCCTCGAACGTCACGGCGACGGTCGGGAGCCGCGTCTCCTCGTGGAGCCGGTCGAGGTCGAGAACGTTGTACCACGCAGGGGCGATCGTCCCGAGCAACAGCGCAGCGATATCCTCTCGGTCCAGTTCGGCGACGATGCGCAACACGGCGTCGGTGGCGTCGAGGCCGCCGACGGTCGCCGTGGCGAACGACGCCCCATCGACGACGCGATCGCCGCGGACGACGGCCCCCGCGAGCGTACACCACGCCGAGCGCGACGAGTCGGCGATGCCGAGTGCCCGACGCCCGTGTGGGTCGGGCATCGGTCGCCTACTCCTCGTCTTTGATCTCGGCCAGACGATCGATCAGTTCGTCACTCGATGCCCCGTTGTCGAACTCGACCGTCCCCTTGTGGGCGTTTTCCTCCGACTGGACGGCGTCGTCTTCGTCGAAGTCTGCGTCGATGTCCTGTTGTTCGGACTCGTCGTAACTACCAAAACCCATACGTGTAATACAACACGACCGACGCTCAAAAAGCCACTGCTGGATAGTGACAGGACGTTCTCGTTGTCGAACATATTCGTTCGGACATCGGTGATCGGGCCGTGGAGCAACTGAGACACCAGCCGCAGAAACAGAGAGAGTCGGCACCCCCGGACTATCGAGCCCCCATTCACGACGACGGTACCCATCGGCGAGGACGAACCGGACGACGGGTTTAGGACAGTCCGTCGCGTCAGCTATCGTCGAGATGGAGGTCCACACCGTCACGACGGGCGCCGAGTCGTTCACCTGTAATGTCTTCCTCGTCCCCGGCGAGCGAACGACGCTGGTCGATACCGGGACGTACGACGGCGTCATCGACGAGATTCGGGACCGCGTCGACGCACTCGACGCCGTCGTGCTCACTCACCAGCACGGCGACCACGTCGATCGGCTCTCGGCTGTCTCCGGGAGGTTCGGGCCGGAGATATACGCGTTCGCGGACCACCCGCTCCGGACGCGAGCGATCGCCGACGGCGACGAGATTCAGATCGGCGACGAGTCGTTCGAGGTCGTCCACACGCCCGGCCACGCCGACGACCACGTCTCGTTCGTCTCGGAGACGACGCTCTTTGCCGGCGACGTGGTCGTCCACGACGATGGGGCGTTCGACGACGGGAGTTTCGGCCGCACCGATATGGCCGGTCAGTCACGCGAAACGCTCATCGAGAGCATCGAGCGGCTCCTCGATCGGCTGCCCGAGACAGTCGAGCACATGTATTCGGGACACGGCGGCGAGTTCCACGGCGACGTCCGGACCGTCGTCGAACGGGCGCTCGATCGAGCCGAGCGGCGCGAACCGAAGTATCCCGACAAATAGCGGACATCATTCGAGAAGACGGACTGGACACTGACAGCGATGCCGAACACTGAAAACCGAACGCAGAACCGCCTCACTCGGCAGTGTGGTCGGCGTCGGTCGACGAGTCGGGGTCGTCAGTTGCGGTCGCAACATCATCGGCCGCTGCGGGGACAGCATCGTCCGCTGACGAGTTCTCGACGGTCGCTTCAGCCCGATCGTCCGGATCGGCTTCGCCAGCTGATGCATCGTCGTCCGAAGCGTCGCTGGGATCCGGATCGGTGTCCGCATCCGAATTGCTGTCATCATCCGACTTGCCGTCACCGTTCGACTCGCCGTCATCGTCCGAATCCTCGTCGACACCCAGCGTCTCGTCCTCGCGAAGCTGCTTGCTCGCCTCGCGGACCTCCCGCATCACGCTCGAGATGCGCTCTTCGGCCTCGAGTTCGTCCTCGATGGAGAGGTCGACCCCTTCGACCTCCAGGAGAAACTTCGAGACCTCGGTGACCTCGTACATCACGTCGTCCAGTTCCTCGGCCGTGTAAAAGTCACACATCGCCCCGTAGAGGAAGGTTGCACCGGCTTTCCGGACCTTGTCGTCGAACGACGAGCGCGCCTGGTTGACCGCCTGTGGCGTGTACGTGTCGGTCATGAACGGCACCAGCTCGGGCAGGTTCTCGCCGATCTTGGTCATCTCTACACCCGTCTCGGTCCGGAAGTCGGCACAGAGGCGGGCGATCGCCCACTCGCGGGCCGTGACGTACGTCCGGTCGCGCAGGAACTCGTTGACCCGGTCGTACTGCGCGCCGTCCATCTTCGTGAAGCGGGCGTACTTGCGGACGTCTTCCGGGACGGACCGCTCGTCGTCGGGTTCCGGGTCCGGGACGCCGGGTGTCGGATCGGCCGCCGTCTCGTCGGCGGTTTCGTCGGCAATCGTTCCGTCGTCAGATTCGTCGGTGGCTCGTCTATCGCCGTGTTCGTCGCTAGTCGTTTCGTCGTCGGCTTCGTCGATGGTCACTCCGTCGTCGGCTTCGTCGGGGTTTTCTTCGCCGGATGACACCCCATCGTCGGCGGTCTCGCCGTCGGCTGTTTCGTCGGATGGAACCCCATCGCCGCTGGTTTCGCCAGTAGTGGCCGAATCGGAGCCCACGCCGTCCGTTCCGGCCACCTCACCGGGCGGAGTCGTGTCGCCGTCGGTGGGAGTGTCGACCGGTTCGGGTTCGTCGGCCGGTTCGGGTTCGTCGGCCGCTGCATCGTCACTATCGGTTTCCTCGGTCGATGAATCGGCACCAGTAGAGGGGCTCGATGCGGAGTCGTCTGTCCCAGCGTCCGTTGTCGCCTGCTCGTCAGCCGCCCCGTCGGCGGCCGTCTCGGTCGACTCGGTTTCCGGCGTCGAGCCGGGCGACTCCGACGCCTCCCGGGTGGATCGGTCCGGGTCGTCGTCGCCCGCCTCGGCTCGGTCGTTCATGGCGAGTCATTGCCAAACCGCCGAGATAAGGCTGTCCCTCCTGCATCCGAGCGGGACGGGTTGCCCGGTCGGGCAGAAAAGTGAGCCGACCTACAGTTCGTGTCGATCCACTTCCTCCCACGTCCCACGTTCGAGGACGATCAGTTCGGATTCGCCGAAGACGTAGAGGGCGTTCTCGACGTACATCGCCCTGACACCGGGCCCACCGATGTCGATCTGTTTTTCCTGCGTCAATGTCCCGTCGTCGTAGCTGTAGAGGTAACTCGCCTCGCCGGCCGGCACGAAGAACGCGCCGTGTTCCGCGTCGTGGAGGAACGCCCGGTGGTTCTGGACCGCTTCGGAGTAGCGTTCGTCCGAGAGGATTGCCGCGTCGAGCTCGACGGGATCCGTCCGATCACTGACGTCGAACGTCGAGAGTTTCACCTTGCCGTCCTGCTCGCCGACGCCGAGCATGAGGTCGCCCGCGTCGTCGAGTGGGTGCAGATACGTCGAGAAGCCGGGAATCTTGAGTTCACCCTCCAGTTGCGGATCGTGCGGGTCGGCGAGGTCGAGCGTGTAGAACGGATCGGTCTCGCGGAACGTGACGACGTGGCCCTCGTCACCCTCGAATCGGACGGCGTAGATCCGTTCGGTCTCGCCAAGGCCCTCGACGGAGCCCGTGATCTCGAGTGCGTCGTCGAGGACGTAGACGTCGTTCTCGGAGTCGGCACCGTGGGTGCGGGGAATCGTGGTGGCGATCCGGAGGTGGCCGTCGTGTTCGTCCATCGACCATTGGTTCAGCGGCGTCCCCGGTACCTCGCCGCTCGCGGTCACGTCGAGGTCGCCGTCGATCGAGACGCGTGCGATGCCGGTCTTCGTCAGGTCGCGCTGCCTGTCGTCCGCGTAGGCCGCGATTCCCTCGTCGAACGCCTCCCGTGCGTCGTCGTGCGCTTCCTCGTCGAGGCTCGCGAACCACCGCTCGACGATCGTCCGGAGTTCGACGGTTTTGGCGCGTTCTGTGATGTTCAGGCCGTCGAGCGTCTCGATGCGGTCGACCGTCTCGGCGTCGAGACCGAGGTCGGCCACGCCGGGCCCAGTGAGATAGCCCGAGAGAACCTGATACTCGGAGACCGATCGCGTGTACGTGAGGTAGATCGCGTTCTCCGAGACGTACGTCGCAGAAGAGTGAGTCGAGCCGACGACGCTGGTTTCGTCGACCAGTTCGCCGGACGCAGGGTCGACGCGTGCGGCCGTGTAGACGGCATCCGCGTCGGTCTGGACGCCCGGTCGGTAGACGTCCGTACACGCGACGTCGTCGCCGTAGCCGGCGACCGGACACGGGGCACCGGAGTCGGGCCGATCGACGAGAACGAGGTAGAGATCGCCGTCGACGAGCCGCGCGGTTTCGAGATCGGCCTCGAGAGACTGGTCCCAGACCTGCTCGGGGGCTGCGGGATCGCTCACGTCGTAGCCCCAGAGTCGATCGCCGTCGAAGACGACGAGCGTGTCCGTCTCGGGAACGAGCAGCAGTTCACCCGAGGCAGGGATGGTCGCGACGGGTTCGGGATCGGCCGCGTCGGTCGTATCGACGATGGTCGTCTCACCCGACTGTGATCTGAACCGGTGGCCGGCGTAGTACGCGGCCTCCCCTTCGGCCTTCAGGACGTCCGGTTCGTCGATCCCGGCTTCCTGGACGTTCGTCCCGGAGACGTCGCGGCCGTCGCCGCCACTGGCGCCGCTGGCGTCACCAGCCGAATCCGCCTGCCCTCCCGCGTCACCGCCGCCGTCGCTCTCCTCCATCGCTTCGTCGTCGCTGGCCATCTCCACGTCGAGGCCGGCGCCGAGGGACAGTCCGAACCGGTGCCGGTCGGCCGCCGCGAAGTACGACTCGAACGCCGCCGCGGAGTCGAACTGTGCGAGCGAGGACGTCCCATCGCCGTGCCAGTCAGTCTGGTCACCGCGAACCGGCGTCGGTTCCGGCGAGTCGGTGAATGTCGTCCCGAACGCACCACCGAGCGCGCCGCCGACGAGCAAGGCGACCAGCGCGACGGCGAGAACCGTCGTTCGTGTCTCGTCCATGCGCGGACCCACGACACCAACCTACATGATAACGGCGTAAGGTGAAACGGCATTTTTACCAAGACCCTCGGCGGTCGTCAGACCGAGCAGCGACCACACGTTTCCATCACGGGACACGCAGCGGCCCCGAGAGCGGCAATCTGGGAAACGAGGGTGGCGCCTACCACGCCCAGCCTTCGTCGGGATCGGGGTGATCGGTATCAGCCGTGTCCCACGCCCACCCTTCGTCTGGGTCGGGGTGATCGGTATCAGCTGTGTCCCACGCCCACCCTTCGTCTGGGTTGGGGTGATCGGTATCAGCTGTGTTCCACGCCCAGCCTTCGTCGGGGTCGGGGTGCTCAGTATCCGTCGACTCCCACGCCCAGCCCTCGTCTGGGTCGGGGTGATCGGTGTCAGCCGTGTTCCACGCCCATCCTTCATCAGGGTCGGGGCGATCGGTGTCAGCTGTATCCCACGCCCAGCCTTCGTCCGGCCGGGCATCCTCGTCGTCCGAAGGAGCGTCTTCGGACTCGGTTGTGCTAGTCGTCGCGGCTGCCGACGTTGTACCGGCGAGCAAGAGCGCCCCGCTCGCTGCGATCGTTCGAAGGACCCCACGTCGACTCGATTCGCTCGTGTCGTCGAGAACCATACGAAATTTCCAGTGGCTGTCGGGAAAGCTATTACGATCTCGACCGTGTGTCGACGGATCGCGCCGTCTGAACCACCGTCGACGAGCTGGCGAGGTAAACTTCGCTCGCGTCTCTGCCCGTTCTCCGGCATTTATATGGCTCACGCCCGTTCGTCCGGGCATGACACAGACGCCAGTCATCGCGAAGGCGATCAGAACGCCACAGGGCAAAGAAGACGGCGTCTTCGCCGACGTTCGGAGCGAAGACCTCTCGATCCCGCTGATCAACCACATCCTCGAGGACACAGGGCTCACCGGCGAGGAGGTCGACGACCTGATGTGGGGCGTCGCCGGCCAGCGCGGCGAACAGGACAACAACGTCGCCCGAGTCATCTCGCTGCTGTCCGATCTCGGCGAGGGCGTTCCGGCGACGACGATCAACCGCTGGTGTGCCTCGTCGATGCAGGCGCTGATCTCCGCCTCCGACGCGATCCGCGCGGGACAGCGTGACTGTATCATCGCCGGCGGCGTCGAGAACATGTCCCGCGTGCCGATGCAAGGTGGCGAGCGGGCGCTCCATCCGCAACTCGCCGAAGAGTACGTCGTCACCGACCTCATGATGGGCATGACCGCCGAAGAGGTCGCCGAGCGCTACGAGGTCTCCCGGGAGGCACAGGACGAGTACGCCGCGAAGAGCCAGCAGCGCGCCGTCGCGGCCACGGAGGAAGGGCGCTTCGACGACCAGATCCTCCCGATCGAGACCGAGGAGGGGACGATCAGCGAGGACGAAGGCCTGCGTCCGGGAACGACGGCCGAGAAGTTGGCCGGACTCTCACCGGTCTTCACCGGCGACGGCTCCGTCACGGCCGGCAACTCCTCGCAGATCTCCGACGGGGCCGCCGCGCTTCTGGTGACGAGTGAGGAGTTCGCCGACGAACACGACCTGGAGATTTTGGCCGAGGTCGGCGACAACAACGTCGCCGGCGTCGACCCCACCGTGATGGGCATCGGTCCGGTCCCCGCCACCCGTGGCCTCCTCGAACGTACCGGCCGCGAGATCGACGATT containing:
- a CDS encoding uracil-DNA glycosylase — protein: MDAEQAEHMEGLCVTDCTRCPALVDSRSRIVDGTGPADADVLFVGEAPGAQEDAEGEPFVGRSGTVLDDQLRTVGLERESVRITNCVRCRPPDNRDPTTDELENCRGYLEAEIDRVDPDVVVTLGKVPSEHLLERSVAVTSETGSVEEVRLGDTTTPRPVLICLHPAATLYDRSQESAFAETIQEAAAIAGVSPTDEGGQSRLGEY
- a CDS encoding winged helix-turn-helix transcriptional regulator: MKLRQPTDFLILEALKETGRNVAPNLASHTGKSRKNINTRLPVLEDYSLVRKVGPAERSGLYEVTPLGKTALMHQDEYDDVDDFEALIQGSSPATDGGEAAQAVARSSNQAEE
- a CDS encoding endonuclease dU, translating into MPDPHGRRALGIADSSRSAWCTLAGAVVRGDRVVDGASFATATVGGLDATDAVLRIVAELDREDIAALLLGTIAPAWYNVLDLDRLHEETRLPTVAVTFEESDGLEQPLREAFSGEALARRLDRYRSLPPRHAVAVGTETVYVRAVGCAPSDVETLVTSFTPVGGRPEPIRVARQLARAGAAYREQALEDV
- a CDS encoding DUF5786 family protein encodes the protein MGFGSYDESEQQDIDADFDEDDAVQSEENAHKGTVEFDNGASSDELIDRLAEIKDEE
- a CDS encoding MBL fold metallo-hydrolase codes for the protein MEVHTVTTGAESFTCNVFLVPGERTTLVDTGTYDGVIDEIRDRVDALDAVVLTHQHGDHVDRLSAVSGRFGPEIYAFADHPLRTRAIADGDEIQIGDESFEVVHTPGHADDHVSFVSETTLFAGDVVVHDDGAFDDGSFGRTDMAGQSRETLIESIERLLDRLPETVEHMYSGHGGEFHGDVRTVVERALDRAERREPKYPDK
- a CDS encoding beta-propeller domain-containing protein, producing the protein MDETRTTVLAVALVALLVGGALGGAFGTTFTDSPEPTPVRGDQTDWHGDGTSSLAQFDSAAAFESYFAAADRHRFGLSLGAGLDVEMASDDEAMEESDGGGDAGGQADSAGDASGASGGDGRDVSGTNVQEAGIDEPDVLKAEGEAAYYAGHRFRSQSGETTIVDTTDAADPEPVATIPASGELLLVPETDTLVVFDGDRLWGYDVSDPAAPEQVWDQSLEADLETARLVDGDLYLVLVDRPDSGAPCPVAGYGDDVACTDVYRPGVQTDADAVYTAARVDPASGELVDETSVVGSTHSSATYVSENAIYLTYTRSVSEYQVLSGYLTGPGVADLGLDAETVDRIETLDGLNITERAKTVELRTIVERWFASLDEEAHDDAREAFDEGIAAYADDRQRDLTKTGIARVSIDGDLDVTASGEVPGTPLNQWSMDEHDGHLRIATTIPRTHGADSENDVYVLDDALEITGSVEGLGETERIYAVRFEGDEGHVVTFRETDPFYTLDLADPHDPQLEGELKIPGFSTYLHPLDDAGDLMLGVGEQDGKVKLSTFDVSDRTDPVELDAAILSDERYSEAVQNHRAFLHDAEHGAFFVPAGEASYLYSYDDGTLTQEKQIDIGGPGVRAMYVENALYVFGESELIVLERGTWEEVDRHEL
- a CDS encoding thiolase family protein, with amino-acid sequence MTQTPVIAKAIRTPQGKEDGVFADVRSEDLSIPLINHILEDTGLTGEEVDDLMWGVAGQRGEQDNNVARVISLLSDLGEGVPATTINRWCASSMQALISASDAIRAGQRDCIIAGGVENMSRVPMQGGERALHPQLAEEYVVTDLMMGMTAEEVAERYEVSREAQDEYAAKSQQRAVAATEEGRFDDQILPIETEEGTISEDEGLRPGTTAEKLAGLSPVFTGDGSVTAGNSSQISDGAAALLVTSEEFADEHDLEILAEVGDNNVAGVDPTVMGIGPVPATRGLLERTGREIDDYDLVELNEAFASQTVYARDELGIDPEIFNVNGGAIAIGHPLGASGARLPVTLIHELSQRGGGRGLATLCVGFGQGAAIDFEVR